In Desulfosediminicola ganghwensis, a single window of DNA contains:
- the tpiA gene encoding triose-phosphate isomerase — protein sequence MSRKPLIAGNWKMHLTIAESVELARLVATASEQLDDREVMIAPAYTALDAVAKTLKESNVHVGSQNVAYETEGAFTGEISPLMLKDIGVTMPIIGHSERRQLFNESDALINKRVTAALKNDLIPVFCIGETIEEREAGNTFSVLESQLKNGLAGINKEQAAGIVIAYEPVWAIGTGKTASTEQAQETHAFIRSSLSEMFDTSAAESIRILYGGSVKPDNVDALMAQNDIDGALVGGAALKAESFGRIVNFQ from the coding sequence ATGAGCAGAAAACCACTCATTGCCGGCAATTGGAAAATGCACCTGACAATTGCGGAATCTGTAGAACTGGCCCGCTTGGTTGCTACAGCAAGTGAGCAGTTAGACGATCGGGAAGTTATGATCGCCCCAGCCTATACTGCGCTCGATGCAGTAGCCAAGACCCTCAAAGAGTCAAATGTACACGTCGGTTCACAGAATGTGGCCTATGAAACCGAAGGGGCATTCACTGGCGAGATATCACCTCTCATGCTCAAAGACATAGGCGTAACCATGCCTATCATCGGGCACTCAGAGCGACGCCAGCTGTTTAATGAAAGCGATGCGCTTATCAACAAGCGAGTAACAGCAGCTCTCAAAAACGACCTGATTCCCGTTTTTTGTATTGGCGAAACAATTGAGGAGCGTGAAGCAGGTAACACCTTCAGCGTACTCGAGAGCCAACTCAAAAACGGCCTTGCCGGGATCAACAAGGAGCAAGCGGCAGGTATTGTCATCGCTTATGAACCGGTTTGGGCAATTGGTACGGGGAAAACCGCATCAACAGAGCAAGCCCAGGAAACACATGCATTCATACGAAGCAGCCTCTCTGAAATGTTTGACACCTCAGCTGCTGAATCTATTCGAATCCTATACGGCGGCTCAGTCAAACCCGATAATGTCGACGCCCTCATGGCACAAAACGATATCGACGGGGCCCTGGTTGGAGGAGCAGCACTGAAGGCAGAATCTTTCGGCAGAATTGTGAACTTTCAATAG
- a CDS encoding DeoR/GlpR family DNA-binding transcription regulator: MDHLTEEQLLLPPKEAIASLSKRQLSILNMINEQGFATIDALASRFQMTPQTIRRDINKLCNDKLVQRYHGGASKYSRTENVDYDKRKQILNLEKKRIAEMVAEHIPDHASLFINIGTTTEEVSKALANHRKLRVITNNLNVAATMSGNNDCEVIIAGGIVRNKDSGITGMLTVEFVRQFRVDFGIIGVSGIDEDGTLLDYDYQEVQVAQEIIKNSRKVFLVTDHTKFTRSAMIRLADISTIDAVFTDTKPPKVYRDLLQRKEVSLYVAEDHK, encoded by the coding sequence GTGGATCATTTAACAGAAGAGCAGCTTCTCCTACCTCCTAAAGAGGCCATTGCCTCTTTATCAAAAAGACAACTGTCGATTCTGAACATGATAAATGAGCAAGGATTTGCTACAATCGACGCCCTTGCAAGTCGTTTTCAGATGACGCCACAGACCATACGCCGTGATATCAACAAGCTTTGTAATGATAAACTTGTCCAGCGCTATCATGGCGGAGCAAGCAAATACTCCAGAACTGAAAATGTCGATTATGACAAACGAAAACAGATCCTGAACCTGGAAAAAAAACGTATTGCCGAAATGGTTGCGGAACATATTCCAGATCATGCCTCTCTCTTTATCAACATAGGTACGACAACAGAAGAAGTATCCAAAGCATTAGCCAATCACCGGAAACTACGGGTTATCACCAACAACCTCAATGTTGCAGCCACAATGAGCGGTAACAATGATTGTGAAGTGATCATTGCCGGAGGTATAGTTCGTAATAAAGATTCAGGAATCACAGGAATGTTAACGGTTGAGTTTGTTCGCCAGTTCAGAGTCGATTTCGGGATTATCGGAGTCTCCGGGATTGATGAGGACGGTACACTTCTGGACTACGATTACCAGGAAGTCCAGGTTGCTCAAGAGATAATTAAAAACTCTCGGAAAGTCTTCCTCGTTACCGACCACACGAAGTTTACCAGAAGCGCCATGATAAGGCTTGCCGACATCTCCACCATTGATGCCGTCTTTACAGACACAAAGCCTCCAAAGGTTTACAGGGACCTCCTGCAACGAAAAGAGGTTTCTCTCTATGTTGCTGAAGACCATAAATAA
- a CDS encoding MIP/aquaporin family protein, with amino-acid sequence MDLFLSELIGTMILTLFGCGVVANVLLEKSKGQNGGWIVITMGWGFAVAFAVYVAGQYSGAHINPAVTIALATIGAFPWADVPIYIAGQMSGALIGATLVYLVYAAHWEPTKDSDLKLAVFSTGPAVPHTLANFICEFIGTAILLFVLLGIGANEFSKGLNPLIVGFFIVAIGLSLGGPTGYAINPARDLGPRIAHLILPIPGKGSSNWGYAWIPVVAPICGGVTGALLYKTLLG; translated from the coding sequence ATGGACCTGTTTTTAAGTGAACTCATTGGAACAATGATTTTAACACTGTTTGGTTGCGGTGTTGTTGCCAATGTTCTTTTAGAAAAATCCAAAGGTCAGAACGGTGGGTGGATTGTTATCACAATGGGTTGGGGATTTGCGGTTGCATTCGCTGTCTACGTAGCCGGACAGTATTCTGGTGCCCATATCAACCCTGCAGTTACCATCGCCCTGGCGACTATTGGCGCATTTCCATGGGCCGATGTACCAATCTATATTGCCGGCCAGATGTCAGGAGCATTGATTGGTGCAACACTCGTTTATCTCGTTTATGCCGCGCACTGGGAACCCACAAAAGACTCAGACCTCAAGCTTGCAGTATTTTCCACCGGACCGGCAGTACCTCATACACTTGCTAACTTTATTTGTGAATTCATCGGTACCGCGATCCTGCTCTTTGTCCTGCTGGGTATTGGCGCAAATGAATTCAGCAAGGGACTCAATCCGCTCATCGTTGGCTTTTTCATCGTGGCTATTGGTCTCTCTCTCGGCGGACCTACCGGTTACGCCATCAACCCTGCCCGTGACCTTGGACCTCGTATTGCTCATTTAATCCTGCCAATACCAGGAAAAGGATCAAGCAACTGGGGCTACGCCTGGATCCCCGTTGTTGCACCTATTTGCGGAGGCGTTACCGGAGCATTACTGTATAAGACTTTACTTGGCTAA
- the gap gene encoding type I glyceraldehyde-3-phosphate dehydrogenase, whose translation MAIKVGINGFGRIGRSVFRACLQDATFKDIEIVAINDLTDTQTLAHLLKYDSVMGTLDAEVTAEADYIVVNGRKIAVTSHRNPAEIPWASLEVEYVAECTGLFRDLESTLAHIDGGAQKVVISAPAKAGVKTFVMGVNEQEYDHTEHHVVSNASCTTNCLAPIAKVILDNFGIKSGLMTTVHAYTGDQRLLDAPHSDPRRARAAGLSMIPTKTGAASAVALVIPELKGKFDGLAVRVPTPNVSLVDAVIEMEQEATVEQVNQALNDASSRYLGYTELPLVSIDFKGDSRSSIVDAQSTKVIGKTVKVMSWYDNEWGYSNRMLDLILHMDGQKLI comes from the coding sequence ATGGCTATTAAAGTAGGTATCAACGGCTTTGGCCGTATAGGGAGAAGCGTTTTCAGAGCCTGCCTTCAGGACGCAACATTCAAAGATATAGAAATCGTAGCAATTAACGACCTGACTGACACCCAGACTCTGGCGCACCTGCTCAAGTATGACTCAGTAATGGGAACCCTTGATGCAGAAGTGACCGCAGAGGCAGATTACATTGTCGTAAATGGACGCAAAATCGCGGTAACCAGTCACAGAAATCCGGCAGAAATCCCATGGGCTTCTCTTGAGGTCGAGTATGTGGCTGAATGCACAGGCTTGTTCAGAGATTTAGAATCAACCCTGGCACATATCGACGGTGGCGCACAGAAAGTCGTCATTTCCGCCCCTGCCAAGGCAGGTGTCAAGACATTCGTCATGGGCGTAAACGAGCAGGAATATGACCACACCGAGCACCACGTTGTCTCCAATGCTTCCTGCACCACCAACTGCCTGGCGCCAATTGCCAAAGTCATTCTCGACAATTTCGGTATCAAATCCGGCCTGATGACAACTGTTCATGCCTATACCGGTGACCAGCGTTTACTTGACGCACCACACTCGGATCCACGCAGAGCCAGAGCAGCGGGACTCTCCATGATCCCGACCAAGACAGGAGCAGCCTCTGCCGTTGCCCTGGTCATCCCCGAACTCAAAGGTAAATTTGACGGCCTGGCAGTACGTGTTCCTACTCCTAACGTTTCCCTGGTCGACGCTGTAATTGAAATGGAGCAGGAAGCAACAGTAGAGCAGGTTAACCAGGCACTCAATGATGCCTCAAGCCGCTACCTTGGATACACCGAACTCCCTCTGGTTTCCATAGACTTCAAGGGAGACAGTCGCTCTTCAATTGTCGATGCTCAATCAACAAAGGTCATCGGCAAGACAGTAAAAGTCATGAGCTGGTATGACAATGAGTGGGGATACTCCAACCGTATGCTTGACCTGATCCTGCATATGGATGGTCAAAAACTTATCTAG
- the glpK gene encoding glycerol kinase GlpK: MEKKYVLSIDQGTTSSRAIIFNKKGDIVNVTQKEFEQIFPKPGWVEHNAMEIWSSVQSVVAEALASPDINVAEIAAIGITNQRETAVVWDKNTGRPIYNAIVWQSRQTTGVCDDLKSKGLDPVVREKTGLLIDAYFSGTKVKWILDNVEGAREKAEKGDLLFGTIDTWLVWKLTGRKVHVTDYTNASRTLMYNIHDLKWDDELLEHLTVPKSMLPEVRPSSEIYGYTDHDSFQGIELPIAGMAGDQQAALFGQSCFESGMAKNTYGTGCFMLMNTGEKAVTSQNGLLTTIAWGVDGKVEYALEGSIFVAGSAIQWLRDGMRMFRDAKDSELYATRVQDSDGVYVVPAFVGLGAPYWDSEVRGAVFGLTRGTSKEQFIRATLDSLCYQTKDVLSAMESDSGIKLEKLRVDGGAVANDLILQVQSDLLGVPVERPLCIETTALGAAYLAGLAVGFWNDKTDITKNFGVDREFKPKMDAEKSEKLYAGWQKAVKAAMAFK; encoded by the coding sequence ATGGAAAAAAAATATGTTTTGTCAATCGACCAAGGTACGACAAGCTCTCGGGCAATAATCTTTAACAAGAAAGGTGATATCGTCAATGTCACCCAGAAAGAATTCGAGCAGATTTTCCCAAAACCAGGCTGGGTTGAGCACAACGCAATGGAGATCTGGTCATCAGTTCAATCCGTTGTAGCCGAGGCTCTTGCAAGCCCTGATATCAATGTGGCCGAAATTGCAGCAATCGGCATCACCAATCAGCGTGAAACAGCAGTTGTCTGGGACAAGAACACTGGCAGGCCAATTTACAATGCAATAGTCTGGCAGTCACGTCAAACCACTGGCGTCTGTGACGATCTCAAAAGCAAAGGACTTGACCCTGTAGTCCGTGAAAAAACCGGTCTGCTAATCGATGCATATTTCTCAGGCACCAAGGTTAAGTGGATCCTCGACAACGTAGAAGGTGCTCGTGAAAAAGCAGAGAAAGGTGATCTGCTTTTCGGAACCATTGACACCTGGCTGGTATGGAAGCTTACAGGCAGGAAAGTACATGTAACCGATTACACAAACGCATCCCGTACCCTCATGTACAACATTCATGACCTTAAATGGGATGACGAACTGCTGGAACACCTGACTGTACCAAAATCAATGCTTCCGGAAGTCAGACCTTCCTCTGAAATTTACGGTTACACTGATCACGACTCATTCCAGGGTATTGAACTCCCTATTGCCGGCATGGCCGGTGATCAGCAGGCGGCACTCTTCGGTCAGTCCTGTTTTGAGAGCGGGATGGCCAAAAACACCTACGGAACCGGCTGCTTCATGCTCATGAATACCGGAGAAAAAGCCGTTACTTCTCAAAATGGGCTGTTAACCACAATAGCCTGGGGTGTTGACGGAAAGGTCGAGTACGCCCTCGAAGGATCCATATTTGTTGCTGGCTCTGCCATCCAATGGCTGCGTGACGGCATGAGAATGTTCCGCGACGCCAAGGACTCTGAACTGTATGCAACCCGAGTTCAGGATTCTGATGGAGTTTACGTAGTACCCGCATTTGTCGGCCTTGGAGCACCTTACTGGGATTCTGAGGTCCGGGGGGCTGTTTTCGGCCTCACCCGCGGTACCAGCAAGGAGCAATTCATCCGCGCCACCCTCGACTCCCTTTGTTACCAGACCAAAGATGTACTCTCAGCGATGGAATCAGACTCTGGCATTAAGCTCGAAAAACTGCGGGTAGACGGTGGCGCTGTCGCCAACGACCTCATACTGCAGGTACAGTCTGATCTGCTTGGCGTTCCTGTCGAGCGTCCTCTCTGCATCGAGACTACAGCACTTGGAGCAGCCTATCTTGCGGGTCTTGCGGTCGGCTTCTGGAATGACAAAACTGATATCACCAAAAACTTTGGTGTAGATCGGGAATTCAAACCAAAAATGGATGCAGAAAAATCGGAGAAGCTTTATGCCGGTTGGCAGAAAGCCGTTAAAGCTGCAATGGCATTCAAATAA
- a CDS encoding phosphoglycerate kinase, giving the protein MKSLKDTDLAGKRVLVRVDFNVPMSPAGFINDDFRIQTALPTIEYLLEHNAKVILCSHLGRPNGERKQEFSLGPVAAYLSSLINREVQLAPDCVGEETSKLVEGMDDDDYLVMLENLRFHEEEQKNDPEFSRQLASLADVYINNAFAVSHRAHASVVGVTGYIKEKAAGLLLEKELDYFRRSVEQPAPPLVAIIGGAKVSGKLQVLENMLDRVDAMVIGGAMANTFLKSQGYSVGNSLVENDLLETAQRLLTYASEKNVKIHLPVDVVVAKELSADSSARVVEVQDIPAGHLALDIGPATVSLFQSVLAEARTIVWNGPLGAFEIDQFAHGTLSIAKAVGSSSALSITGGGDSNAAVKKSGEAGNISYMSTGGGAFLKLMEGKSLPGVTALTTK; this is encoded by the coding sequence GTGAAGTCGCTTAAAGATACTGATCTTGCAGGAAAACGAGTCCTGGTACGGGTTGATTTCAATGTACCAATGAGCCCGGCCGGTTTCATTAATGATGATTTCAGGATTCAAACCGCATTACCCACAATTGAATACCTGTTAGAGCACAACGCAAAAGTAATACTTTGTTCCCACCTTGGACGCCCAAACGGAGAGCGAAAACAGGAATTCTCTCTGGGCCCTGTTGCCGCATACCTGTCCAGCCTCATAAATCGGGAAGTACAACTTGCGCCTGACTGCGTTGGTGAAGAAACCAGCAAACTGGTAGAGGGAATGGATGACGATGACTATCTGGTCATGCTGGAAAACCTCCGATTTCATGAGGAAGAACAGAAGAATGACCCGGAATTCTCACGCCAACTCGCCTCGCTGGCAGACGTCTATATCAATAACGCGTTCGCCGTATCCCATCGCGCCCATGCTTCTGTTGTCGGCGTAACCGGGTACATTAAGGAAAAAGCCGCTGGCCTGCTCCTGGAAAAGGAACTCGATTATTTTCGTAGATCCGTTGAGCAACCAGCACCGCCACTTGTGGCGATCATTGGTGGCGCCAAAGTTTCAGGCAAATTGCAGGTGCTTGAGAATATGCTCGATCGGGTGGACGCTATGGTCATCGGTGGCGCTATGGCAAATACCTTTCTGAAAAGTCAGGGATATAGCGTCGGTAACTCCCTCGTTGAAAACGATCTGCTGGAAACTGCTCAACGGTTACTCACGTATGCGAGTGAAAAAAATGTAAAAATCCATCTGCCAGTCGATGTGGTTGTTGCAAAAGAACTCTCTGCAGACAGCAGCGCCAGGGTTGTTGAAGTACAGGACATCCCTGCAGGTCACCTTGCCCTCGACATAGGACCAGCTACCGTCAGCCTTTTCCAAAGTGTACTTGCAGAAGCCAGGACTATTGTCTGGAACGGCCCGCTGGGCGCCTTCGAGATAGACCAGTTTGCCCATGGAACCTTGTCGATCGCGAAAGCTGTAGGAAGTTCTTCCGCCCTGTCGATAACCGGTGGTGGTGATTCTAATGCTGCTGTTAAAAAATCCGGCGAAGCTGGCAATATTTCTTATATGTCAACAGGAGGCGGAGCCTTTTTGAAGCTAATGGAAGGCAAGTCACTACCTGGGGTAACAGCACTTACCACGAAGTAA
- the eno gene encoding phosphopyruvate hydratase, whose protein sequence is MSAIADIHAREILDSRGNPTLAVEVVLEDGTIGSAMVPSGASTGQKEALELRDGDADRYLGKGVLKAVANVNEAIREKVIGMDALDQVGIDTTMINLDGTTNKSKLGANAMLGVSMAVAHAAANHLLVPLYRYIGGTNAKVLPIPMMNIINGGAHSDAPIDFQEFMIRPVGASSVREAIRMGAEIFHSLKSILKKRGLSTAVGDEGGFAPNLDGVEDALDVIIEAITAAGYKPGKLEDGGEVSIALDVASSEFYVDGKYDFKKEGKGVVKTSEEMAHYLSELVERYPIDSIEDGMDENDWNGWSLLTKMIGDKIQIVGDDLLVTNVEYLSRAIKEKSGNSILIKVNQIGTLTETLNAIEMAKNAGWTAVVSHRSGETEDTTIADIAVAMNTGQIKTGSLSRTDRICKYNRLMWIEEHLGLAAQYGG, encoded by the coding sequence GTGTCTGCTATAGCTGATATCCATGCCCGCGAGATCCTCGACTCCCGTGGCAATCCCACCCTTGCAGTTGAAGTTGTATTGGAAGATGGCACGATAGGATCCGCGATGGTTCCATCAGGTGCATCCACCGGCCAGAAAGAAGCACTGGAGTTACGCGACGGTGACGCGGATCGTTACCTTGGTAAAGGTGTGCTCAAAGCGGTTGCCAATGTCAATGAGGCAATCCGTGAAAAGGTTATCGGAATGGATGCTCTGGATCAGGTAGGTATAGATACCACCATGATCAATCTTGACGGAACGACAAACAAAAGCAAGCTGGGCGCAAATGCTATGCTGGGTGTTTCCATGGCCGTTGCCCACGCCGCTGCAAATCACCTGCTGGTGCCACTCTACCGTTACATTGGCGGCACCAACGCCAAGGTTCTGCCGATCCCGATGATGAATATCATCAATGGCGGTGCCCACTCGGATGCCCCGATCGACTTCCAGGAGTTCATGATCAGACCAGTTGGCGCATCTTCAGTGCGTGAGGCTATCCGCATGGGAGCAGAAATATTCCACTCCCTCAAATCAATACTGAAGAAGCGTGGACTGAGTACAGCTGTTGGCGATGAAGGCGGATTTGCCCCCAACCTCGACGGCGTTGAAGATGCGTTGGACGTTATTATAGAAGCAATCACTGCCGCTGGCTACAAGCCCGGAAAACTCGAGGACGGTGGTGAAGTATCGATTGCCCTTGATGTTGCATCCAGTGAATTCTACGTGGACGGAAAATACGACTTCAAGAAAGAGGGGAAAGGTGTTGTCAAAACCTCTGAAGAAATGGCTCACTACCTCTCCGAACTTGTCGAGCGCTACCCCATCGATTCCATTGAGGACGGAATGGATGAAAATGACTGGAACGGATGGTCCTTACTGACCAAAATGATCGGGGATAAGATTCAAATCGTTGGTGACGACCTGCTGGTTACCAATGTCGAATATCTTTCACGCGCCATCAAGGAAAAGAGCGGCAATTCAATCCTCATCAAGGTCAATCAGATCGGCACCCTCACCGAAACACTCAATGCCATTGAAATGGCCAAAAATGCCGGCTGGACAGCTGTGGTAAGTCATCGCTCAGGCGAGACCGAAGATACCACCATCGCCGATATCGCCGTTGCCATGAATACCGGACAGATAAAGACCGGCTCGCTGAGCAGAACCGATCGTATCTGCAAGTACAACAGACTCATGTGGATTGAGGAACACCTCGGTCTCGCCGCGCAATATGGAGGCTGA
- the pyk gene encoding pyruvate kinase, with amino-acid sequence MLARNKTKIVCTIGPASRSAETLEELMNAGMNIARLNFSHGEFDQHKHDINTIREVAKKLNRPVAIMADLPGPKIRIGDLAEEEIVLVKDQKITLTTEPTLGTLERISVNLPNLHETVQPGKKIFLNDGFIKLEIEDVVGKDILCRVEVGGSLRSRKGLNVPEAALGIDVFTSKDKDITSFALENGVDAISLSFVENGEDIIELRDFAAARGYSPFLIAKIERSQAIHNLDSILAAADGIMVARGDLGVEIPICKIPGVQKQIVQKANAAGKPVITATHMLESMITNIIPTRAEATDVANAILDGTDCVMLSGESAVGMHPAAAVATLSSIAIEAENIRACRPDLTAGIEATAKTTEIIASSVETSVKQLKPAAVIVPTRSGATTRNITRYRLPVWVLGVSSQKKTCQDLVFSYGVIPVHESDHPTHWRSWIHEQLKQHGLKGNWAVLTEGPSEKYPDRNTRIELIDLQKQ; translated from the coding sequence ATGTTGGCAAGAAATAAAACCAAAATTGTCTGCACTATCGGCCCGGCCTCACGATCTGCCGAAACACTCGAAGAGCTCATGAATGCCGGTATGAACATTGCCAGACTCAACTTTTCCCATGGCGAGTTCGACCAACACAAACACGACATAAATACCATTCGAGAGGTCGCGAAAAAACTCAACAGACCTGTCGCGATCATGGCAGATCTGCCAGGCCCCAAGATTCGGATCGGCGATCTTGCTGAAGAGGAAATTGTACTTGTTAAGGATCAAAAGATAACTTTAACAACCGAACCAACTCTGGGTACCCTGGAAAGAATCTCAGTTAACCTGCCGAACCTCCATGAAACCGTTCAACCAGGAAAGAAGATCTTCCTTAACGACGGATTTATCAAACTGGAAATTGAAGACGTCGTTGGCAAAGACATACTTTGCCGGGTAGAAGTCGGCGGCAGCCTCAGATCACGGAAAGGCCTGAATGTGCCGGAAGCAGCTCTGGGAATTGATGTGTTCACCTCCAAAGATAAGGATATCACAAGCTTTGCCCTGGAAAACGGTGTCGATGCCATCAGCCTTTCGTTTGTTGAGAATGGTGAGGACATCATCGAATTACGGGACTTTGCAGCCGCTCGTGGCTATTCCCCTTTCCTTATTGCCAAAATTGAGCGTTCCCAGGCTATCCACAATCTCGACAGCATTCTTGCGGCTGCAGACGGCATTATGGTTGCCAGAGGGGATCTCGGTGTTGAAATTCCCATTTGCAAAATCCCCGGTGTCCAGAAACAAATTGTCCAAAAAGCGAATGCAGCGGGAAAACCCGTGATCACGGCAACACACATGCTTGAATCAATGATCACCAATATCATTCCCACCCGCGCAGAAGCGACTGATGTTGCAAACGCAATCCTTGATGGCACTGACTGCGTTATGCTTTCCGGCGAATCAGCAGTTGGCATGCACCCCGCTGCGGCCGTTGCAACACTCAGCTCTATCGCCATAGAAGCTGAAAATATCCGTGCATGCCGCCCTGATTTGACGGCTGGTATCGAAGCGACCGCCAAGACTACCGAAATCATCGCCTCAAGTGTTGAAACATCCGTAAAACAGCTCAAGCCCGCAGCGGTCATTGTTCCCACCCGCAGCGGAGCGACAACACGAAATATCACCCGTTATCGCTTACCTGTCTGGGTTCTGGGAGTCAGCTCACAGAAAAAGACGTGTCAGGACCTCGTATTTTCCTACGGAGTTATTCCTGTACACGAGTCAGACCATCCGACGCATTGGCGAAGCTGGATTCATGAGCAGTTGAAACAACACGGCCTGAAAGGCAACTGGGCCGTTCTTACAGAAGGACCTTCTGAAAAATATCCGGACAGAAATACCCGAATTGAACTTATTGACCTTCAGAAACAGTAA
- a CDS encoding D-lactate dehydrogenase family protein, which yields MIEQNPTQRLPILRDLEPELVEHLDPLVRIVDLEPEQVLFVEEDDADFMFAVVSGRLNVFRRSEGKDVYVRDLTFGEAGGITSLFLTQPRSATVVAAEPSQVAVLNKEDLDKAMEREPALTRALLRILSKQVRSGGKSMAHLLKGRQDDRVQVAVFDAKSYDQVALSEVAPEEWNMHYIDPRLNRETATLAAGCKIVCIFVNDVADRETLEILADVGVELIALRCSGFNNVDLDAAERLGISVVRVPGYSPYAVAEHAIALLLALNRKVHRAYQRVREGNFTLAGLEGFDLHGRTAAVIGVGGIGKVLVRNLQGFGMKVVGWDAYPSKEFSEETGMEYVSFEEAIKQADVISLHAPLVKETYHLINEVSINSMKDGAILINTSRGGLIDHDALIKALKSGKISAAGLDVYEEEAGIFFEDLSAKVITDDVLARLLSLTNVIITSHQAYLTTDALNNIATATVSNIKEFLDGKRKDQLTNRVV from the coding sequence ATGATTGAGCAGAACCCAACCCAACGTCTGCCTATCCTGAGGGACCTTGAGCCAGAACTGGTTGAACACCTGGATCCTTTGGTGCGAATAGTTGATCTTGAGCCTGAGCAGGTCCTGTTTGTTGAAGAAGATGATGCAGACTTTATGTTTGCTGTCGTATCAGGCAGGCTGAATGTTTTTCGGCGATCAGAAGGGAAAGATGTGTATGTGCGTGACCTTACTTTCGGCGAGGCAGGTGGTATCACAAGCTTATTCCTTACCCAACCCCGTTCTGCGACTGTAGTCGCAGCAGAGCCGTCACAGGTAGCGGTACTGAACAAGGAAGATCTTGATAAGGCCATGGAGCGTGAGCCAGCCCTTACCCGTGCTCTCTTACGGATTTTGAGTAAACAGGTAAGGTCTGGTGGGAAAAGCATGGCGCATCTCCTGAAGGGGCGTCAGGACGATCGGGTACAGGTCGCGGTGTTTGATGCGAAATCGTATGATCAGGTCGCACTGAGTGAGGTTGCACCTGAAGAATGGAATATGCATTATATCGACCCGCGGTTGAACAGAGAGACTGCAACGCTTGCGGCGGGGTGTAAGATTGTCTGTATTTTCGTCAATGATGTTGCCGATCGCGAGACTTTGGAGATTCTGGCTGATGTAGGCGTTGAACTTATCGCGCTGCGTTGTTCAGGTTTTAATAACGTTGATCTCGATGCTGCTGAAAGACTGGGTATTTCTGTTGTTCGCGTTCCGGGTTATTCCCCGTATGCGGTTGCTGAGCATGCCATCGCTTTACTGCTTGCACTCAACAGAAAAGTTCACCGTGCGTATCAGCGTGTTCGTGAGGGGAATTTCACCCTTGCAGGTCTGGAAGGCTTCGATCTGCATGGACGAACCGCAGCTGTAATCGGAGTGGGAGGTATCGGCAAGGTGCTTGTCAGAAACCTGCAGGGTTTTGGCATGAAGGTTGTTGGTTGGGATGCGTATCCAAGTAAGGAATTTTCTGAAGAAACCGGTATGGAATATGTGTCCTTTGAAGAGGCCATTAAACAGGCGGATGTCATCAGCCTGCATGCGCCGCTGGTGAAGGAGACCTATCATCTGATTAACGAGGTGTCAATTAACTCCATGAAAGATGGTGCGATTCTCATTAATACCAGCCGGGGAGGATTGATTGATCACGATGCTTTGATCAAGGCACTGAAGTCAGGTAAGATCAGTGCTGCCGGTCTGGACGTTTATGAAGAGGAAGCAGGAATTTTCTTTGAAGATCTTTCCGCCAAAGTGATTACTGATGATGTCCTTGCACGCCTTCTGTCGTTGACGAATGTCATTATTACCAGCCACCAGGCCTATCTTACAACTGACGCTCTGAATAATATAGCTACCGCAACTGTCTCGAATATTAAGGAATTTCTGGATGGGAAGCGAAAGGACCAGTTGACTAATCGTGTGGTTTAG